The following coding sequences lie in one Rutidosis leptorrhynchoides isolate AG116_Rl617_1_P2 chromosome 4, CSIRO_AGI_Rlap_v1, whole genome shotgun sequence genomic window:
- the LOC139841560 gene encoding serine/threonine/tyrosine-protein kinase HT1-like, whose protein sequence is MQPTPSGVIVNIDQEHGSDSIEINSDQNTHIERLKSEQEPKGKRLTRGKSMLDFRSPSICSPLPRCFSSTKLHDKRTRKRTPSWSKLFDCVGGRVTSLDVDDYEMVDLSKLFLGFKFAHGAHSQLYHGVYEDENVAVKITRVHDEDEKLAIRLENQFVREVALLSRLQHQNVIKFVAAGRQPPILCVITEYLSKGSLRAYLHKLEESDVEDKESLSFEKIIRMALDIARGMEYVHSQGIIHRDLKPENILITQDFQLKVADFGISCEEGNCDVVFDDPGTYRWMAPEMIKKTPYGRKVDLYGFGLILWQMLAGTIPYKDMTPIQAAFAVVHTKLRPRIPTECPAAMKSLIEQCWSSNPRKRPEFRQVVKILEEYETLLIHDGNLNLSQCASPLESNSNHQCTQTTRSYNHQMNSPTPKPRFS, encoded by the exons ATGCAACCTACCCCTTCTGGCGTTATTGTAAATATCGATCAAGAACATGGTAGCGATAGTATTGAGATAAATTCTGATCAAAACACGCATATCGAAAGACTAAAAAGTGAACAAGAACCTAAAGGTAAAAGGTTAACGCGTGGAAAGTCAATGCTTGATTTTAGGTCACCTTCGATATGTTCTCCTCTTCCAAGATGTTTTAGTTCAACAAAGCTTCATGACAAAAGAACAAGGAAAAGGACGCCTTCTTGGTCGAAGTTATTTGATTGTGTTGGAGGAAGAGTTACTTCATTAGACGTAGATGATTATGAAATGGTTGATCTTTCAAAACTTTTTCTTGGGTTTAAATTTGCTCATGGGGCACATAGTCAGCTTTACCATGGAGTGTACGAAGATGAAAACGTTGCAGTTAAGATTACGAGGGTGCATGATGAAGATGAAAAACTAGCAATTCGGTTAGAAAATCAATTTGTTCGAGAAGTTGCTCTTTTATCTCGTCTCCAACACCAAAATGTCATCAAG TTTGTAGCAGCGGGTAGACAACCACCTATCTTGTGTGTTATCACCGAATATCTTTCAAAGGGTTCGTTGAGGGCTTACTTGCATAAACTTGAGGAGAGTGACGTAGAAGACAAAGAGAGTCTATCTTTTGAAAAGATTATTAGGATGGCTTTAGATATTGCTCGTGGCATGGAATATGTTCATTCACAAGGCATTATTCATAGGGATTTGAAGCCCGAAAACATACTAATAACACAAGATTTTCAGTTAAAGGTTGCTGATTTTGGAATAAGTTGTGAAGAGGGGAATTGTGATGTTGTATTCGATGATCCAGGAACTTATCGTTGGATGGCACCCGAGATGATCAAAAAGACTCCGTATGGCCGTAAGGTTGACCTATACGGATTTGGACTCATTTTATGGCAAATGTTGGCCGGGACCATACCCTATAAAGATATGACCCCTATTCAGGCAGCTTTTGCTGTCGTGCATACG AAACTACGACCGCGTATTCCAACTGAATGTCCTGCGGCTATGAAAAGTTTAATAGAGCAATGTTGGTCTTCTAATCCACGCAAAAGGCCTGAATTCCGGCAAGTTGTGAAGATTTTAGAAGAGTATGAAACATTACTTATTCATGATGGAAACTTGAATCTTTCACAATGTGCATCGCCTTTAGAAAGCAACAGCAATCATCAATGTACACAAACGACTCGTTCCTATAATCATCAAATGAACTCGCCTACCCCTAAACCGAGGTTCTCTTAA